One part of the Eucalyptus grandis isolate ANBG69807.140 chromosome 10, ASM1654582v1, whole genome shotgun sequence genome encodes these proteins:
- the LOC120289023 gene encoding LOW QUALITY PROTEIN: pentatricopeptide repeat-containing protein At1g05750, chloroplastic-like (The sequence of the model RefSeq protein was modified relative to this genomic sequence to represent the inferred CDS: inserted 1 base in 1 codon) codes for MSLPAFPTVAAPTKLHQPPQPPEPTPASARHSLSFVKPSRSPDPTVLWTCSIARCARNGRLAEAVGVFSEMMRSGVEPNHVTIVTLLSGCAGFPSGSEPLGASLHGYAWKLGLVAENVMVATAVLNMYAKLDRVELARMVFDGMGVRNSVTWNTMIDGYVKKGRMPEALDLFDEMPHRDAVTWTVLINGFIKTGHFDKALELFREMQLSGVRPDFVTVIGAISACANLATLGLGLWIHRFVMKQDFKDNVRVCNSLMDMYSRCGCIQYAHLIFEKMPKRTLVSWNTIIAGFAANGHAEMALELFNRMQVEGFKPDGVSFTGAITACSHAGLVDDGLRYFHIMKNVHRIEPRIEHYGCLVDLYSRAGRLEDALNVIENMPMKPNDVVLGSLLGACRTREDVKLAERLAKYVVDXGPDSDSNYVLLANIYAADRSWDGANKIRRKMKTLGIQKTPGFSSIEIGCNNHEFVAGDKSHPEAECIYRVLDLLSSEMKV; via the exons ATGAGCCTTCCCGCCTTCCCCACCGTCGCCGCTCCCACCAAACTCCATCAACCACCGCAGCCTCCGGAGCCGACGCCGGCCTCCGCGCGGCACAGCCTCTCCTTCGTCAAGCCCTCTCGATCCCCCGACCCCACCGTCTTATGGACTTGTTCCATCGCTCGCTGCGCTCGAAACGGCCGACTAGCCGAAGCAGTCGGAGTCTTCTCGGAAATGATGCGGTCCGGGGTGGAGCCCAACCACGTCACCATCGTCACGCTTCTCTCGGGTTGCGCTGGTTTCCCGTCCGGAAGCGAGCCCCTTGGAGCTTCGCTTCATGGGTATGCTTGGAAGTTGGGATTGGTCGCGGAAAACGTGATGGTGGCCACGGCTGTGCTTAACATGTACGCGAAGCTGGACCGCGTGGAGTTGGCCAGGATGGTTTTCGATGGGATGGGGGTGAGGAATTCGGTTACTTGGAATACGATGATCGATGGTTATGTGAAGAAAGGTCGAATGCCGGAGGCGTTAGacctgttcgacgaaatgccccaCAGAGATGCAGTAACGTGGACTGTGTTGATTAATGGGTTTATCAAGACTGGTCATTTCGACAAAGCCTTGGAGTTGTTTCGCGAGATGCAACTGTCTGGGGTGCGGCCTGATTTCGTCACGGTCATAGGTGCAATATCTGCGTGCGCCAACTTGGCGACGCTTGGTTTGGGCTTGTGGATACATAGGTTTGTCATGAAGCAAGACTTCAAGGACAATGTGAGGGTATGCAACTCCTTAATGGACATGTATTCCCGGTGCGGGTGTATTCAGTATGCTCACCTgatatttgagaaaatgccaAAGAGAACTCTCGTCTCGTGGAACACTATAATTGCAGGGTTTGCAGCCAATGGGCATGCTGAGATGGCTCTGGAGTTATTCAACCGGATGCAGGTGGAAGGATTCAAGCCAGACGGAGTTAGTTTTACCGGAGCAATCACTGCCTGTAGTCATGCTGGTttagttgatgatggactcCGGTACTTTCATATCATGAAGAATGTTCACAGGATTGAACCGAGAATTGAGCACTACGGTTGCTTGGTGGATCTCTATAGTCGTGCAGGCAGGTTGGAGGATGCACTAAATGTCATAGAAAACATGCCTATGAAACCAAACGACGTCGTGTTGGGATCTTTGTTGGGTGCTTGCAGGACTCGTGAGGATGTCAAGTTAGCTGAAAGGTTGGCAAAGTATGTAGTTG CCGGACCCGATTCCGACTCGAATTATGTGCTCCTTGCAAATATATATGCCGCAGATAGAAGCTGGGATGGTGCGAATAAGATCAGGAGGAAAATGAAGACGCTTGGTATCCAAAAGACACCAGGATTTAGCTCGATTGAGATAGGTTGTAATAATCATGAATTTGTGGCCGGTGATAAATCGCATCCTGAGGCAGAGTGCATATACAGAGTGCTAGATCTTTTGTCATCTGAAATGAAAGTATAG
- the LOC104421346 gene encoding LOW QUALITY PROTEIN: receptor-like kinase TMK3 (The sequence of the model RefSeq protein was modified relative to this genomic sequence to represent the inferred CDS: inserted 2 bases in 2 codons; deleted 1 base in 1 codon), with protein MMVDIRRNLCIALHLSLITVACGVTDPNDVKVLNDFRDGLENPELLEWPIDGDDPCGPPKWPYVYCSGERVTQIQAKGLGLSGELPPSFNQLSKLSNLGLQRNNLSGALPSFSGLTELQYAYLDYNGFEAIPADFFDGLTSLQVLALDYNPLNESSGWSVPVELANSVQLTNLSLMNCNLVGPMPEFLGAMPSLTALKLSYNSLSGELPGSFNQSMLQILWLNDQNGGGIGGKIDAIASMASLTQLWLHGNQFTGTIPENIGALTFLTDLNLNRNKLVGLIPESLANMELEKLDLNNNLFMGPIPKFKVRNVTYDSNFFCRPESGMQCAPEVNALLDFLGGVGYPENLVTQWSGNSPCEGPWFGLTCNSKSKTSILNFPRRNLNGTLSASLASLDSLLEIRLGDNNIHGRVPENYTELKSLRLLDLSGNNLDPPLPVFRNSVKIIIDRNPLLVRNKTTPTVSPPPSSSPLPENTPPPPKPEISPSTIAGSNSSQAQPRPKGAKRFRMLLLFSTLILTFVLLMIILYICCHKKRKDVSEAPSSTVIHPRDMSGSENKVKIKFSNNTKTSLFSHSGTSSLSSLSNGTEKSHSIEVGNLGISVQDLRKVTKNFAPENELGKGGFGTVYKGELCDGTEIAVKRMESNLICSKALDEFRSEISVLTKVRHRHLVSLLGNSVEGSERLLVYEYMPQGALSRHLFHWKTNQLEPLTWRKRFTIALDVARGIEYLHSLAQHTFIHRDLKSSNILLGDDFRAKVSDFGLVKLAPDGERSFATQLAGXFGYLAPEYAVMGKITTKVDVYSYGVVLMELLTGLTALDEQRSEESRYLAEWFWRIRSSKXKFVAALDPAAKETKEALESIFIVAELAGHCTAREPHHRPDMSHVVNVLVPLVDQWKPMTDELEDTSGIDYNVPLPELLKVWQEAESKGSSMGTLGDSSGSIPAKPAGFAESFTSADGR; from the exons ATGATGGTTGATATCAGGAGAAACCTGTGCATTGCCTTGCATTTGAGCCTGATTACAGTCGCTTGTGGTGTCACTGACCCTAATGACGTCAAAGTTCTCAATGATTTCAGAGATGGGTTGGAGAATCCAGAGCTCCTTGAGTGGCCAATTGATGGGGACGACCCTTGTGGCCCTCCCAAATGGCCCTATGTCTACTGTTCTGGGGAAAGGGTCACCCAAATACAGGCCAAAGGATTGGGTCTGTCGGGCGAATTGCCTCCAAGTTTTAATCAGCTCTCGAAGCTCTCCAACTTAGGCCTCCAGAGGAACAATCTGTCTGGGGCATTGCCCAGTTTTAGCGGATTGACGGAGCTGCAGTATGCTTATTTGGATTACAACGGCTTCGAGGCGATCCCTGCAGATTTTTTTGATGGCCTCACCAGTTTGCAGGTGTTGGCCTTGGATTACAACCCCTTGAATGAGAGCTCTGGATGGTCTGTGCCGGTTGAATTGGCGAATTCTGTTCAGTTGACGAATCTCTCCCTGATGAATTGCAACTTGGTCGGCCCCATGCCGGAGTTTTTAGGGGCAATGCCATCCCTAACAGCGCTGAAGCTTTCGTATAATAGTCTGTCCGGTGAGCTTCCGGGGAGTTTCAATCAATCTATGCTGCAGATTTTGTGGTTGAACGACCAAAATGGCGGTGGCATTGGCGGTAAAATAGATGCGATTGCTTCAATGGCGTCGCTAACGCAGTTGTGGCTTCACGGAAACCAGTTCACCGGCACGATTCCGGAGAACATTGGAGCTCTGACTTTTCTGACGGACCTTAATCTCAACAGGAACAAACTTGTTGGTCTAATTCCCGAAAGCTTGGCCAATATGGAGCTCGAGAAACTTGACTTGAACAACAATCTGTTCATGGGTCCGATCCCAAAATTTAAGGTACGCAATGTTACTTATGATTCCAATTTCTTTTGTCGACCTGAATCTGGGATGCAATGTGCCCCTGAAGTTAATGCACTCTTAGATTTTCTCGGCGGTGTCGGTTATCCTGAGAACCTTGTTACTCAGTGGTCTGGGAATAGTCCATGTGAAGGGCCTTGGTTCGGATTGACTTGCAATTCAAAGTCGAAAACGtccattttaaattttccaaggcGTAACCTCAACGGCACTCTGAGTGCTTCCCTTGCATCCTTAGATTCGTTGCTCGAAATTAGGCTCGGAGACAACAACATACATGGCAGAGTCCCTGAAAACTATACTGAGTTGAAGTCTTTGAGGTTGTTGGACTTGAGCGGGAACAATCTTGATCCACCATTGCCCGTGTTCCGCAATAGCGTGAAGATCATCATTGATCGAAACCCTCTCCTTGTCCGCAATAAGACCACGCCCACTGTGTCGCCACCTCCCAGTAGCAGCCCATTGCCAGAAAACACTCCACCTCCACCGAAACCTGAGATCTCACCTTCCACAATTGCTGGGTCGAACTCTAGTCAAGCTCAACCTCGACCCAAAGGAGCCAAAAGATTCAGAatgcttttgttgttttccaCTCTAATCCTCACGTTTGTCCTCCTCATGATTATTCTCTACATCTGTTGCCACAAGAAGAGGAAAGATGTATCCGAGGCTCCGAGTTCCACTGTCATTCATCCTAGAGACATGTCCGGTTCAGAGAATAAAGTCAAGATTAAATTTTCTAACAATACCAAGACAAGCTTGTTCTCTCATTCCGGGACGAGCTCCTTGAGCTCACTCAGTAACGGAACAGAAAAATCGCATTCAATCGAGGTTGGAAATCTCGGCATATCTGTCCAAGACCTACGCAAGGTGACGAAGAATTTTGCACCTGAAAACGAACTTGGAAAAGGTGGCTTTGGGACGGTTTATAAGGGAGAGCTATGTGATGGGACCGAAATTGCTGTCAAGAGGATGGAGTCTAATCTAATCTGCAGTAAAGCATTGGATGAGTTCCGATCTGAGATCTCGGTGCTAACCAAAGTCCGGCACCGGCATTTGGTGTCTCTTTTGGGTAACTCCGTCGAAGGAAGCGAGAGGCTTCTGGTGTACGAGTACATGCCACAGGGAGCTCTTAGTCGGCATCTCTTTCACTGGAAGACGAACCAATTAGAGCCTCTTACATGGAGGAAGAGATTTACAATCGCTTTGGATGTGGCCCGAGGGATAGAGTATCTGCACAGCCTGGCCCAACACACGTTCATACACAGAGATCTG AAGTCTTCGAATATTCTTCTAGGCGATGACTTCCGAGCAAAGGTCTCGGATTTTGGATTGGTTAAACTCGCTCCCGATGGAGAGAGGTCTTTTGCTACACAGCTTGCTG ACTTTGGTTATCTCGCACCTGAATATGCTG TCATGGGAAAGATCACGACGAAAGTCGATGTCTACAGCTACGGTGTGGTCCTAATGGAGCTTCTGACCGGACTTACAGCACTTGATGAGCAGCGCTCTGAGGAAAGCAGGTATCTGGCAGAGTGGTTCTGGCGAATTAGATCAAGCA AGAAGTTCGTAGCAGCCCTTGACCCAGCAGCCAAGGAAACCAAAGAAGCTCTTGAGAGCATCTTCATAGTGGCCGAACTTGCTGGACATTGCACTGCTAGAGAGCCTCACCATCGGCCCGACATGAGCCATGTGGTCAACGTGCTAGTCCCGCTAGTCGACCAGTGGAAGCCAATGACCGACGAGTTGGAAGACACTTCAGGAATCGATTACAATGTGCCGCTTCCTGAGTTGTTAAAGGTGTGGCAAGAAGCGGAAAGCAAAGGGTCGAGCATGGGAACTCTAGGGGACAGCTCGGGGAGCATCCCCGCTAAGCCTGCTGGATTTGCTGAGTCCTTCACTTCGGCTGATGGCCGATGA